A stretch of Megalobrama amblycephala isolate DHTTF-2021 linkage group LG14, ASM1881202v1, whole genome shotgun sequence DNA encodes these proteins:
- the LOC125246018 gene encoding uncharacterized protein LOC125246018, whose product MFVLGLLTCIVLRAFSAQAKVVTSFNECSEFFYKGTEPEGMDQNAKKICQKNEQRGSYYATLYSVHHRIPLYSAYTFDLKGSTTGGRTDIWHLEPQISQPESQIDYMVRENQNNQNTYKRYQAISSDYRDTGYDRGHLKPSFFSRSEEGREATFTLTNAAPMDACFNRIHWYKWEITLKSFLNYKLASDNGLAKAYIVTGTVPDVRERIPDREKPEDSERVTVPSHIWTAVCYKHYFDNRKSLSFGFIGKNQPEEPGISLMSVSTLNNRLTELYSELLTFRSINIFYDECFGDNDLDEVEERFKKLMPLPVKVAMASAVRNTYNTLKRAVSSYSVPAKKVRVSELIAKLVFDSLSIYFSIAEELKIFSKGDCLIINAKKSISYGDVDLRKREVSEGSDAVECLLVPEKQKTAADGSPCVSVTDSSDSCECTSGKPCCSTPCLYQHKLKGYRCYSGQKRIECSPRYSLITVKGERCLDDHPCATYGYDYYWCKTGLGYVKDDWGYCSPPLWRSKAENGKNCRSDHACAKYGESQPWCYTDDGKKNKCCTYDDCFSAVNGKTCKPDHPCGYHGKKYLWCYTTYGKWDYCCTFDCRKMISS is encoded by the exons ATGTTTGTTCTGGGTCTGCTCACCTGTATTGTGCTGCGAGCATTCAGTGCTCAGGCAAAAGTGGTCACGAGCTTTAATGAGTGTAGTGAGTTTTTTTACAAAGGCACAGAACCGGAAGGAATGGACCAGAATGCCAAGAAAATCTGTCAGAAGAACGAGCAAAGAGGCTCTTACTACGCTACGCTGTACTCGGTTCATCACAGGATTCCCCTCTACAGTGCCTACACATTTGACCTTAAAGGGTCAACCACTGGTGGAAGGACAGACATCTGGCATTTAGAGCCACAG ATTTCCCAACCTGAATCCCAAATTGATTATATGGTCCGTGAGAACCAGAATAATCAAAACACTTATAAAAGATATCAAGCCATCAGCAGCGACTACAGAGACACCGGATATGATCGTGGACACCTGAAACCCAGCTTTTTCTCACGCAGTGAAGAAGGCCGTGAGGCAACATTTACACTGACCAATGCAGCACCGATGGATGCATGCTTCAACCGTATCCACTGGTATAAGTGGGAGATCACTTTGAAgtcttttttaaattacaagCTTGCCAGTGATAACGGTTTAGCTAAAGCCTACATTGTCACAGGTACAGTACCTGATGTACGTGAACGTATACCTGACAGGGAAAAACCTGAGGACTCTGAGAGGGTGACGGTGCCCTCTCACATCTGGACGGCTGTCTGTTATAAACACTACTTTGATAACAGAAAGTCTTTATCCTTTGGCTTTATAGGAAAAAATCAGCCAGAAGAGCCTGGCATAAGCCTGATGAGTGTCTCAACCCTGAATAATCGCCTCACTGAACTCTATAGTGAGTTGTTAACTTTTCGatcaattaacattttttatgatgaatgttttggtgacAATGATTTAGATGAAGTTGAGGAGAGGTTTAAGAAATTAATGCCTCTGCCAGTGAAAGTTGCAATGGCCTCAGCCGTGCGTAACACATATAACACACTGAAAAGGGCCGTCAGCAGTTACAGTGTACCTGCAAAGAAAGTCAGAGTGAGCGAGCTGATAGCAAAGTTAGTCTTTGACAGTTTGAGCATCTATTTCTCTATAGCAGAAGAGCTGAAGATTTTTTCCAAAGGTGATTGTCTTATAATTAATGCCAAAAAGTCTATAAGTTATGGTGATGTTGACCTAAGAAAAAGGGAGGTATCTGAGGGGTCAGATGCTGTTGAATGTCTGTTGGTCCCAGAGAAGCAGAAGACTGCAGCTGATGGATCGCCATGCGTAAGCGTAACTGACTCTAGTGATAGTTGTGAATGCACCTCAGGCAAACCCTGTTGCTCCACTCCCTGCCTGTACCAGCACAAACTCAAGGGCTACAGGTGTTACTCAGGTCAGAAACGGATAGAGTGCTCACCCCGGTACTCACTCATCACGGTTAAAGGAGAGAGATGTTTGGATGATCACCCCTGTGCCACATATGGCTATGATTATTACTGGTGTAAGACTGGTCTTGGTTACGTTAAAGATGACTGGGGCTACTGCAGCCCTCCGCTGTGGAGAAGTAAAGCTGAAAATGGGAAGAACTGCCGCAGCGACCATGCCTGTGCCAAATATGGTGAAAGCCAGCCATGGTGCTATACAGATGACGGCAAGAAAAACAAGTGCTGTACTTATGATGACTGCTTTTCAGCTGTAAATGGCAAAACCTGCAAGCCTGATCACCCCTGTGGCTACCATGGTAAAAAATACCTGTGGTGCTACACTACTTATGGAAAATGGGATTATTGTTGCACATTTGATTGTAGAAAGATGATTTCTTCTTAG